In Oncorhynchus nerka isolate Pitt River linkage group LG26, Oner_Uvic_2.0, whole genome shotgun sequence, one DNA window encodes the following:
- the dnaja3a gene encoding dnaJ heat shock protein family (Hsp40) member A3a isoform X3 has product MMASSAARCSTRWITVAVSSGHRRACRALAPSSNGGSRSLSTFGAQKFWPGSNAMRGGTGNALTLRGLSVPGVKSPHVICTLSFHTSAPASNKQDFYTVLEVPRTATQKEIKKAYYQMAKKYHPDTNKEDPKAKEKFAQLAEAYEVLSDEVKRKQYDTYGVAGFDASQAGGGGHQQYWSGQANSVDPEELFRKIFGEFSGSRGFGDFNAVFDQPQEFIMELTFTQAAKGVNKEMAFNTEASCQRCDGKGSEPGTKVVHCHYCNGSGMETVNTGPFVMRSTCRRCNGKGTVISTPCNSCHGTGQTRQKKTVMVPVPAGVEDGQTVRMPVGKKEVFITFRVQKSPVFRRDGADIHSDVLISVAQAVLGGTARAQGLYETVNLSIPAGIQTDQRILLSGKGIARISGYGYGDHYVHVKVRVPKILTDRQKALLMSYAEDETEVEGTVNGVTSTTAGKRSTGN; this is encoded by the exons ATGATGGCGTCCTCAGCAGCTCGCTGCTCCACTCGTTGGATAACAGTTGCTGTGTCCTCTGGTCACCGTCGTGCTTGTCGTGCTCTGGCCCCTTCTTCCAATGGAGGCTCAAGAAGTCTGTCGACTTTTGGAGCACAGAAATTCTGGCCGGGAAGCAATGCAATGCGTGGAGGCACGGGGAATGCGTTGACATTGAGAGGGCTATCAG TTCCAGGTGTTAAATCTCCCCATGTCATCTGCACACTGTCCTTCCACACAAGTGCCCCAGCCTCCAACAAACAGGACTTCTACACGGTGTTGGAGGTACCACGCACTGCCACCCAGAAAGAGATCAAGAAAGCGTattatcag ATGGCTAAGAAGTATCACCCTGACACCAACAAGGAAGACCCTAAGGCCAAGGAGAAATTTGCTCAGCTGGCTGAAGCTTATGAG GTGCTGAGTGACGAGGTGAAGAGGAAGCAGTATGACACGTACGGGGTGGCAGGGTTCGACGCCAGCCAGGCGGGCGGTGGTGGACACCAGCAGTACTGGAGCGGACAGGCCAACAGCGTGGACCCAGAGGAACTGTTCCGCAAGATCTTTGGGGAGTTCTCTGGAAGCCGTGGCTTCGGCGACTTCAATGCCGTATTTGATCAGCCCCAGGAG tTTATCATGGAGCTGACGTTCACCCAAGCTGCCAAGGGGGTCAACAAAGAGATGGCGTTCAACACTGAGGCCAGCTGCCAGCGATGTGATGGCAAAGGGAGCGAGCCTGGCACCAAGGTTGTGCACTGCCACTACTGCAACGGCTCTGGCATG GAGACTGTGAACACGGGCCCCTTTGTGATGCGGTCGACATGCCGTCGGTGTAATGGGAAAGGCACTGTGATCTCCACCCCATGTAACTCCTGTCACGGGACCGGACAGACCAGACAGAAAAAGACAGTAATGGTCCCTGTCCCAGCAG GTGTTGAGGACGGTCAGACGGTCAGGATGCCTGTGGGGAAGAAGGAGGTGTTCATCACGTTTCGGGTCCAGAAGAGTCCAGTGTTCAGACGGGACGGCGCAGACATCCACTCTGACGTGCTGATCTCTGTGGCTCAGGCTGTACTGGGGGGCACGGCCCGGGCACAGGGCCTCTACGAGACAGTCAACCTCTCG ATCCCTGCTGGGATCCAAACAGACCAGAGGATCCTCCTCTCTGGGAAGGGCATCGCACGGATCAGTGGCTATGGTTACGGAGATCACTACGTCCACGTCAAAGTCCGAGTCCCCAA gatcctgacagacagacagaaagctcTGCTCATGAGCTATGCAGAGGATGAGACTGAAGTGGAGGGGACAGTCAATGGTGTCACAAGCACCACTGCAG GTAAAAGGTCCACTGGGAACTGA
- the dnaja3a gene encoding dnaJ heat shock protein family (Hsp40) member A3a isoform X2, with protein sequence MMASSAARCSTRWITVAVSSGHRRACRALAPSSNGGSRSLSTFGAQKFWPGSNAMRGGTGNALTLRGLSVPGVKSPHVICTLSFHTSAPASNKQDFYTVLEVPRTATQKEIKKAYYQMAKKYHPDTNKEDPKAKEKFAQLAEAYEVLSDEVKRKQYDTYGVAGFDASQAGGGGHQQYWSGQANSVDPEELFRKIFGEFSGSRGFGDFNAVFDQPQEFIMELTFTQAAKGVNKEMAFNTEASCQRCDGKGSEPGTKVVHCHYCNGSGMETVNTGPFVMRSTCRRCNGKGTVISTPCNSCHGTGQTRQKKTVMVPVPAGVEDGQTVRMPVGKKEVFITFRVQKSPVFRRDGADIHSDVLISVAQAVLGGTARAQGLYETVNLSIPAGIQTDQRILLSGKGIARISGYGYGDHYVHVKVRVPKILTDRQKALLMSYAEDETEVEGTVNGVTSTTAGGGSGKQPEAGQDRQEEVKGPLGTEASVRG encoded by the exons ATGATGGCGTCCTCAGCAGCTCGCTGCTCCACTCGTTGGATAACAGTTGCTGTGTCCTCTGGTCACCGTCGTGCTTGTCGTGCTCTGGCCCCTTCTTCCAATGGAGGCTCAAGAAGTCTGTCGACTTTTGGAGCACAGAAATTCTGGCCGGGAAGCAATGCAATGCGTGGAGGCACGGGGAATGCGTTGACATTGAGAGGGCTATCAG TTCCAGGTGTTAAATCTCCCCATGTCATCTGCACACTGTCCTTCCACACAAGTGCCCCAGCCTCCAACAAACAGGACTTCTACACGGTGTTGGAGGTACCACGCACTGCCACCCAGAAAGAGATCAAGAAAGCGTattatcag ATGGCTAAGAAGTATCACCCTGACACCAACAAGGAAGACCCTAAGGCCAAGGAGAAATTTGCTCAGCTGGCTGAAGCTTATGAG GTGCTGAGTGACGAGGTGAAGAGGAAGCAGTATGACACGTACGGGGTGGCAGGGTTCGACGCCAGCCAGGCGGGCGGTGGTGGACACCAGCAGTACTGGAGCGGACAGGCCAACAGCGTGGACCCAGAGGAACTGTTCCGCAAGATCTTTGGGGAGTTCTCTGGAAGCCGTGGCTTCGGCGACTTCAATGCCGTATTTGATCAGCCCCAGGAG tTTATCATGGAGCTGACGTTCACCCAAGCTGCCAAGGGGGTCAACAAAGAGATGGCGTTCAACACTGAGGCCAGCTGCCAGCGATGTGATGGCAAAGGGAGCGAGCCTGGCACCAAGGTTGTGCACTGCCACTACTGCAACGGCTCTGGCATG GAGACTGTGAACACGGGCCCCTTTGTGATGCGGTCGACATGCCGTCGGTGTAATGGGAAAGGCACTGTGATCTCCACCCCATGTAACTCCTGTCACGGGACCGGACAGACCAGACAGAAAAAGACAGTAATGGTCCCTGTCCCAGCAG GTGTTGAGGACGGTCAGACGGTCAGGATGCCTGTGGGGAAGAAGGAGGTGTTCATCACGTTTCGGGTCCAGAAGAGTCCAGTGTTCAGACGGGACGGCGCAGACATCCACTCTGACGTGCTGATCTCTGTGGCTCAGGCTGTACTGGGGGGCACGGCCCGGGCACAGGGCCTCTACGAGACAGTCAACCTCTCG ATCCCTGCTGGGATCCAAACAGACCAGAGGATCCTCCTCTCTGGGAAGGGCATCGCACGGATCAGTGGCTATGGTTACGGAGATCACTACGTCCACGTCAAAGTCCGAGTCCCCAA gatcctgacagacagacagaaagctcTGCTCATGAGCTATGCAGAGGATGAGACTGAAGTGGAGGGGACAGTCAATGGTGTCACAAGCACCACTGCAG GTGGGGgcagtggtaagcagcctgaggCAGGGCAGGACAGGCAAGAGGAG GTAAAAGGTCCACTGGGAACTGAGGCGAGTGTCCGAGGGTAG
- the dnaja3a gene encoding dnaJ heat shock protein family (Hsp40) member A3a isoform X1 encodes MMASSAARCSTRWITVAVSSGHRRACRALAPSSNGGSRSLSTFGAQKFWPGSNAMRGGTGNALTLRGLSGVKSPHVICTLSFHTSAPASNKQDFYTVLEVPRTATQKEIKKAYYQMAKKYHPDTNKEDPKAKEKFAQLAEAYEVLSDEVKRKQYDTYGVAGFDASQAGGGGHQQYWSGQANSVDPEELFRKIFGEFSGSRGFGDFNAVFDQPQEFIMELTFTQAAKGVNKEMAFNTEASCQRCDGKGSEPGTKVVHCHYCNGSGMETVNTGPFVMRSTCRRCNGKGTVISTPCNSCHGTGQTRQKKTVMVPVPAGVEDGQTVRMPVGKKEVFITFRVQKSPVFRRDGADIHSDVLISVAQAVLGGTARAQGLYETVNLSIPAGIQTDQRILLSGKGIARISGYGYGDHYVHVKVRVPKILTDRQKALLMSYAEDETEVEGTVNGVTSTTAGGGSGKQPEAGQDRQEEVGESKQEQGFFTKLKQLFSST; translated from the exons ATGATGGCGTCCTCAGCAGCTCGCTGCTCCACTCGTTGGATAACAGTTGCTGTGTCCTCTGGTCACCGTCGTGCTTGTCGTGCTCTGGCCCCTTCTTCCAATGGAGGCTCAAGAAGTCTGTCGACTTTTGGAGCACAGAAATTCTGGCCGGGAAGCAATGCAATGCGTGGAGGCACGGGGAATGCGTTGACATTGAGAGGGCTATCAG GTGTTAAATCTCCCCATGTCATCTGCACACTGTCCTTCCACACAAGTGCCCCAGCCTCCAACAAACAGGACTTCTACACGGTGTTGGAGGTACCACGCACTGCCACCCAGAAAGAGATCAAGAAAGCGTattatcag ATGGCTAAGAAGTATCACCCTGACACCAACAAGGAAGACCCTAAGGCCAAGGAGAAATTTGCTCAGCTGGCTGAAGCTTATGAG GTGCTGAGTGACGAGGTGAAGAGGAAGCAGTATGACACGTACGGGGTGGCAGGGTTCGACGCCAGCCAGGCGGGCGGTGGTGGACACCAGCAGTACTGGAGCGGACAGGCCAACAGCGTGGACCCAGAGGAACTGTTCCGCAAGATCTTTGGGGAGTTCTCTGGAAGCCGTGGCTTCGGCGACTTCAATGCCGTATTTGATCAGCCCCAGGAG tTTATCATGGAGCTGACGTTCACCCAAGCTGCCAAGGGGGTCAACAAAGAGATGGCGTTCAACACTGAGGCCAGCTGCCAGCGATGTGATGGCAAAGGGAGCGAGCCTGGCACCAAGGTTGTGCACTGCCACTACTGCAACGGCTCTGGCATG GAGACTGTGAACACGGGCCCCTTTGTGATGCGGTCGACATGCCGTCGGTGTAATGGGAAAGGCACTGTGATCTCCACCCCATGTAACTCCTGTCACGGGACCGGACAGACCAGACAGAAAAAGACAGTAATGGTCCCTGTCCCAGCAG GTGTTGAGGACGGTCAGACGGTCAGGATGCCTGTGGGGAAGAAGGAGGTGTTCATCACGTTTCGGGTCCAGAAGAGTCCAGTGTTCAGACGGGACGGCGCAGACATCCACTCTGACGTGCTGATCTCTGTGGCTCAGGCTGTACTGGGGGGCACGGCCCGGGCACAGGGCCTCTACGAGACAGTCAACCTCTCG ATCCCTGCTGGGATCCAAACAGACCAGAGGATCCTCCTCTCTGGGAAGGGCATCGCACGGATCAGTGGCTATGGTTACGGAGATCACTACGTCCACGTCAAAGTCCGAGTCCCCAA gatcctgacagacagacagaaagctcTGCTCATGAGCTATGCAGAGGATGAGACTGAAGTGGAGGGGACAGTCAATGGTGTCACAAGCACCACTGCAG GTGGGGgcagtggtaagcagcctgaggCAGGGCAGGACAGGCAAGAGGAGGTAGGAGAGAGCAAGCAGGAGCAGGGCTTCTTCACCAAGTTAAAACAATTGTTTAGTTCCACCTGA
- the dnaja3a gene encoding dnaJ heat shock protein family (Hsp40) member A3a isoform X4, which translates to MMASSAARCSTRWITVAVSSGHRRACRALAPSSNGGSRSLSTFGAQKFWPGSNAMRGGTGNALTLRGLSVPGVKSPHVICTLSFHTSAPASNKQDFYTVLEVPRTATQKEIKKAYYQMAKKYHPDTNKEDPKAKEKFAQLAEAYEVLSDEVKRKQYDTYGVAGFDASQAGGGGHQQYWSGQANSVDPEELFRKIFGEFSGSRGFGDFNAVFDQPQEFIMELTFTQAAKGVNKEMAFNTEASCQRCDGKGSEPGTKVVHCHYCNGSGMETVNTGPFVMRSTCRRCNGKGTVISTPCNSCHGTGQTRQKKTVMVPVPAGVEDGQTVRMPVGKKEVFITFRVQKSPVFRRDGADIHSDVLISVAQAVLGGTARAQGLYETVNLSIPAGIQTDQRILLSGKGIARISGYGYGDHYVHVKVRVPKILTDRQKALLMSYAEDETEVEGTVNGVTSTTAGGGSGKQPEAGQDRQEEVGESKQEQGFFTKLKQLFSST; encoded by the exons ATGATGGCGTCCTCAGCAGCTCGCTGCTCCACTCGTTGGATAACAGTTGCTGTGTCCTCTGGTCACCGTCGTGCTTGTCGTGCTCTGGCCCCTTCTTCCAATGGAGGCTCAAGAAGTCTGTCGACTTTTGGAGCACAGAAATTCTGGCCGGGAAGCAATGCAATGCGTGGAGGCACGGGGAATGCGTTGACATTGAGAGGGCTATCAG TTCCAGGTGTTAAATCTCCCCATGTCATCTGCACACTGTCCTTCCACACAAGTGCCCCAGCCTCCAACAAACAGGACTTCTACACGGTGTTGGAGGTACCACGCACTGCCACCCAGAAAGAGATCAAGAAAGCGTattatcag ATGGCTAAGAAGTATCACCCTGACACCAACAAGGAAGACCCTAAGGCCAAGGAGAAATTTGCTCAGCTGGCTGAAGCTTATGAG GTGCTGAGTGACGAGGTGAAGAGGAAGCAGTATGACACGTACGGGGTGGCAGGGTTCGACGCCAGCCAGGCGGGCGGTGGTGGACACCAGCAGTACTGGAGCGGACAGGCCAACAGCGTGGACCCAGAGGAACTGTTCCGCAAGATCTTTGGGGAGTTCTCTGGAAGCCGTGGCTTCGGCGACTTCAATGCCGTATTTGATCAGCCCCAGGAG tTTATCATGGAGCTGACGTTCACCCAAGCTGCCAAGGGGGTCAACAAAGAGATGGCGTTCAACACTGAGGCCAGCTGCCAGCGATGTGATGGCAAAGGGAGCGAGCCTGGCACCAAGGTTGTGCACTGCCACTACTGCAACGGCTCTGGCATG GAGACTGTGAACACGGGCCCCTTTGTGATGCGGTCGACATGCCGTCGGTGTAATGGGAAAGGCACTGTGATCTCCACCCCATGTAACTCCTGTCACGGGACCGGACAGACCAGACAGAAAAAGACAGTAATGGTCCCTGTCCCAGCAG GTGTTGAGGACGGTCAGACGGTCAGGATGCCTGTGGGGAAGAAGGAGGTGTTCATCACGTTTCGGGTCCAGAAGAGTCCAGTGTTCAGACGGGACGGCGCAGACATCCACTCTGACGTGCTGATCTCTGTGGCTCAGGCTGTACTGGGGGGCACGGCCCGGGCACAGGGCCTCTACGAGACAGTCAACCTCTCG ATCCCTGCTGGGATCCAAACAGACCAGAGGATCCTCCTCTCTGGGAAGGGCATCGCACGGATCAGTGGCTATGGTTACGGAGATCACTACGTCCACGTCAAAGTCCGAGTCCCCAA gatcctgacagacagacagaaagctcTGCTCATGAGCTATGCAGAGGATGAGACTGAAGTGGAGGGGACAGTCAATGGTGTCACAAGCACCACTGCAG GTGGGGgcagtggtaagcagcctgaggCAGGGCAGGACAGGCAAGAGGAGGTAGGAGAGAGCAAGCAGGAGCAGGGCTTCTTCACCAAGTTAAAACAATTGTTTAGTTCCACCTGA
- the hmox2b gene encoding heme oxygenase 2, with protein MEDSVKAESVADGGGLVNAEREPEDTLSPTDLSELLAAGTKEVHEKAENTQFVKDFLRGRIRKELFKLGDVALYYTYEAMEEEIERNKDHPDFSPLYFPELNRRDALSRDLDYFYGEDWRERVSCSPATQRYVERIHQVGQEEPVLLVAHAYTRYMGDLSGGQVLKKVAQRALKLPSTGEGVYFYQFDGIHSAKAFKQLYRSRMNELELDMATKDRLVAEAVLAFQFNMEVFDELEEMGKDIQEEVMDAGMPVHGAHGTGGDINKCPYYAAQMAASGGSAYFGQLAMAVLRHPTGQVLFAAWVAALAGLAAWYFM; from the exons ATGGAGGACTCTGTGAAGGCGGAGAGTGTCGCCGATGGAGGAGGCCTGGTGaatgcagagagagagccagaagaCACTCTCAG CCCCACAGACCTTTCTGAACTGCTGGCTGCCGGGACCAAAGAGGTTCACGAGAAGGCGGAGAACACCCAGTTTGTCAAGGACTTCCTCAGGGGGCGCATCCGCAAGGAGCTCTTCAAG ctgGGTGATGTGGCCCTCTACTACACCTACGAGGCCATGGAGGAGGAGATTGAGAGGAACAAGGATCATCCTGACTTCTCCCCGCTCTACTTCCCAGAGCTGAATAGACGTGACGCCCTGTCCCGCGACCTGGACTACTTCTATGGTGAGGACTGGCGGGAGCGGGTCAGCTGCTCGCCAGCCACGCAACGCTACGTGGAACGCATCCACCAG GTGGGTCAGGAAGAGCCGGTCTTGCTGGTGGCCCATGCCTACACCCGTTACATGGGCGACCTGTCTGGGGGCCAGGTGCTGAAGAAGGTGGCCCAGCGGGCGCTGAAGTTGCCATCGACGGGCGAGGGCGTCTACTTCTACCAGTTTGACGGCATTCACAGCGCCAAGGCCTTCAAGCAGCTGTACCGGAGCCGGATGAATGAGCTGGAACTGGACATGGCCACCAAGGACAGGCTGGTGGCGGAGGCCGTGCTGGCCTTTCAGTTCAACATGGag GTATTTGATGagctagaggagatgggtaaggATATCCAGGAGGAGGTCATGGACGCGGGCATGCCCGTTCACGGGGCCCATGGGACCGGAGGAGACATCAACAAATGCCCCTACTACGCCGCACAAATGG CGGCCAGTGGGGGCTCGGCGTACTTCGGTCAGCTGGCCATGGCCGTCCTCAGACACCCCACAGGCCAGGTCCTATTCGCCGCCTGGGTCGCCGCCCTCGCCGGATTGGCTGCGTGGTACTTCATGTGA